CTCGGACTGCAGCCGGGCCACGGCCCGCTCGCGGTCGATGGAGCGCATGATGAAATACGTCCCGGCCAGGAGAAACAGGGCCAGCACCGCGAAGCCCGCGAACAGCAGGCGGCGCCGCCCGACCACGCCCACGGCGTCGGCGCCGGGGTCGGGGCTGGTGGCGTGGAGAGTCCCGGGCAGCCTGGTGTCGGGCGCCGTCCGCACGGCCCGCGGACCGCTTCTGTTGAACGATCCAATCATCACCTGCCCGTCCTCGTCGATCAGAGCCCCTTGCACCAGACGGCCCTGCAAGACCGGCGTCCACGCCGAACCGAGGTAAGCGGGCCCCGCCAGCACCGCGGCCAGCCGATCCGGAGTCCCCTCCCACGAGACGAGCACCGGGCGGCCATCGATCTTCAGAATCCGGCGCCCCTTCGTCTCGGGCCCGGCCCACCACTGGCCGTAGATCGAATCCGCGGCCGTTGCCAGCGTCAACGCGTCCCGTTCCCGCTCGGTTGGAAGACCGGCCTCGAGCCACCGATCCGCTTCCCCCCGATAGAATTCCCAGACGGGCCGGAGCAGATTCCAGCGGCCGCTCCAAAGGGCCGTCCGCAGGAGCGAGGCCTCCCGCTGCAGCTCGGCGCGCCGGCCCATCGCTTCCAGCACCGTACTGCGCGCTTCACGCGCCGCCAGCTCCGCCGGCAGTCCCAGGGCGGGCGACCGGCCGAACCGGGCCAGCTCGTCATAGGCTTGCAGGGCCTCTTCGTTGCGGCCGATCTTGCGGAGGTTCCGGCCCAACCGCAGCCAGGCGCCGGCGCGCACGCCGGGATCCCGCGATCCGGTCAGATCCCGAAAGACGACGGCGGCCCGAGCCGGATCGCCGCGCCGGAACTCCAGTGTCTCGCCCGCGGCAAAGACCGCCGCCTCGGGCCCTTCGGAATCGGGGAGCGCGGGATAGAAAAGCAGGCGGCCGGGCGGGAAAGCCTCCACGGCATTCTTCGTCCCTCGCAGGACCAGCACGTTGTCGGGCGGCTCCTTCGCGCCGGGCCCGGGGACGGCGCCCCGATAGCTTTCCAGATCCATCAGGCTTTGCTGCAAGACGACGGCCATGTGGTCCGCCGCGACTTCCAGGCGGTCCTGGAAGCGCTGCCCTTCGAGCGCCCGGTCCTGCTTCAGCCATTGCCAGCCGAACCAGGCCAGGGCGGCGCCGATGACGAGCATGAGGCCGAAAAAGACCGCCAGGGTGCGGCCGGGGGGCCGTTTCCAGCGGGCTATGCCCATAGGTCGCCTCGCATCCGCCATCGCCCCCCCACCATACACTCGGCCGGGTCAGGATTGGATGGAGATTGGGTCAGGATTCTGTTTTTCCCGGGCGGCTTGGCATTGGCCATCGAGTTTTCAGGGCCCTTTCTTGACTTCTTGACAAGATAAGTCAAGAATGAAAACTCTCGGACGGAGGGAGTGATGCCAACGCCTCTCGCCCCAAAGGACAAGCGCTCGGAGCTGGCCCTGCGCGAAAGCGAGCGTAAGTACCGCGAGCTCGTGGAGAACGCCAACAGCATCATCCTGCGCTGGAAGCCCGACGGGCAGATCCGCTTCCTGAACGAGTTCGGGCAGCGGTTCTTCGGCTACACGGAGGCCGAGCTGCTCGGCCGCTCCGTCATGGGCACAATCGTTCCCGACGCCGAGAGCGACGGCCGGAGCCTGAAGCCGCTGATGGACGAGATCGGCCTCAACCCGTCGGCGCACGAGCAGAACGTCAACGAGAATATGCGCCGCGGCGGCGAGCGCGTCTGGATCGCTTGGACCAACAAGTTCACGCTGGACCCGCGGGGCCGGGTGACGGAAATCCTAAGCATCGGCCAGGATATCACGGCCCGCAAGCGGGCCGAGGAGGAGCTGCGGGCCATGCAGGCCGGCCTGGAACGGCGCGTCGCCGAGCGGACCGCGGAACTGGTCGTGGCCAAGGAACGGGCCGAGGAATCCGACCGGCTCAAGTCGGTCTTCCTGGCCACCATGTCCCACGAGTTGCGGACCCCGCTCAATTCGATCATCGGCTTCACCGGTCTCCTGCTGCTGGACGCGGCCGGGCCGTTGAACGAGGAGCAAACCCGGCAGCTCCGGATGGTCAAGGACAGCGGGCAGCATCTGCTGGCGCTCATCAACGACGTGCTCGACATCTCCAAGATCGAAGCCGGCCGGTTCGAGATCCGCGACGAGTCGTTCGATCTGCCCGCATCCATCCGGAAAGTCCTCTTGGCCGTTCAGCCCCTGGCCGACAAAAAGGGCTTGGGGCTGGAAGCGCGGGTCGCGGCGGAGGTGGGCCGGATCCGGAGCGATCGCCTCCGGGTCGAGCAGATCCTGCTGAACCTGCTGGACAACGCCGTCAAGTTCACCGACCGCGGCGAAGTGAGCGTCGACTGCCGCCTGGACGGGGAGCGGATCGTGACCCGGGTGAACGATACCGGGATCGGCATCAAGCCGGAGGATATCGCGTCCCTCTTCCAGCCCTTCCATCAGATCGACGGCGGCCCGGCACGGCTGCACGAGGGGACGGGCTTGGGCTTGGCCATCAGCCGCCGGCTCGTCGAGCGCCTGGGCGGGGTCCTCTCGGTCGAGAGCCGCTGGGGGCGTGGGAGCACGTTCCAGTTCACGCTCCCGCTCGGCTCGGACCTCGCGTCCTGACCGACGCGATCAGGCCTCCGTCAGCTGATAGCCCTTCTCTCCGAAAAGCCGCAGGCAGGCCTCCGCTACCCCTGGGTCGTAGAGGATGCCTTGATTCTTCACGATTTCATCGAGGGCGGCCTGAATCCCCAGGGCCGGACGATAGGGTCGATGGGAGGCCATGGATTCGATCACATCCGCAACGCCGAGAATGCGGGCTTCAATGAGGATCTCATCCCCTTTCAGGCTTCTGGGATAGCCGGAACCGTCGATGCGTTCATGGTGCTGGTAGGCGATCTCCGCCAACGGCCAGGACGATTCCACGGTCTTGAGGATCTCGTAGCCTCTTTTGGCGTGCTCTTTGATCAAGGCGAACTCGATGGCCGTCAGCTTGGTGGGCTTGGACAAGATCTCCGCGGGAATGGACATTTTCCCGATGTCGTGGATGGACGCAGCCAGCCGAATGCCTTCGATCTTGTCCTGGGGCAAGCCCATTTCCGCGGCGATGGCACAAGCCAGATGGGCCGACCGGATCTGGTGTCCGGCCGTATAGGGATCCCTGGCTTCGACGGCCGAGACCATGACCCGAATGGTCGTGTTGACGGCTTTTTTCAAGCTCTCGACGGTCCGGAGGAGCGCTCGCTCCACCTCTTTGCGCTCGGTGATATCCTCGGAGATGCCCAGCAAAAACGCGGGTTCTCCGTCCGCGGATAGGATCGGCACTTTTTTAGTGTGCAGGACGCGCTCGCCCTTGGCCCGGGTTTGCAGGGGCTCCTCCGGGATTTCCACGAGCTCCCGGCCGCGCAGAACCTCCCGGTCCTTGGCCGCGAAGAAGTCCGCCTGCTCTCGCGGGAAAAAATCGTAATCGTTCTTGCCCAGCAGGTCTTCTCTCGAATAGCCCAGCAGCTCCTCGCCCGCCCGGTTGTACCGGACGAATCGGAGTTCCTTGGCGTCCTTGATGAAGATCATATTCGGGATATTCTCGACGATCGAGTCCAGAAACGCGTTCATCCGGCGCAAATCCTCTTCGGCTTTCTGGCGCTCGGTCATATCGACGATCGCCCCCAGAAGCCCCGTTGGCCGGCCGAACGAATAGACGACTCGCGAGAAGACGATGGCCGGAAAAACGGACCCATCCAGCCTCCGCAGGAGATACTCCGTTCCGCCCAACGACTCGCCTTTCAAAAGCCTTTGGATGTTCTCGCGCGATTGGGCGATGCCTTCGGGCGAAAGCAGCTGCCAGGCCCTGAAGCCTTTTTCCAAATCCTCGCGGGTGCCTCTAAAAGTCTCGATCATGGCCCGATTGGCCGCCGTGATATTCGCCTCAAAATCCATCTCATAGACCGGGATCGGCAAAAAATCAAACAATCCGTGGTATTTTTTTTCGCTCTCCCGAAGATCCTCCTCGGCCTGTCGGCGCTTGGTAATATCGCGGGCCACGGCGATCACGCCTACGATGACGCCCTCACGCCGCATGGGAGCCCCGCTGACTTCGCCGGCGACAATCGAACCGTCTTTGGCGATCAACCGATAAGTCGTCGCCGAAATCGTCTCCCCCGAAAAAACCGAACGGATCTCATCTAAAGCCCGCGGAAAAGAATCCGGACCGAGAACTCTGGCCAAGTCCGAAACCGGATGGCCGATAAAATCTTGCGGCCCATACCCCAAGACCCTCTCCACGCTGGGCGATACGGCGGAAATCGTGAAATCCGCGTCGATCCGAAAAATGATGTCCGTCATGTTTTCAAAAATCAGCCGGTATTTCTCCTCCAAGGCGGTCCACTTTTGATTCGCGATCTCCAGATCCAGCATTTTCTTTTCGAGCTTTTTAAACAGGATCTCATCGTGCCCCCGGAAAAACTCGGCGTCTTCGCCCAAAGACGGCGCCGCCGCCCGCCCGGCGCGGGGACTTTTGCCCAGCACCTCCATCAATTGATTCATCAAGATTTCCGGACCCAGGGGCTTGATGAGGAATCGTTCCGCCCCGAGCCTCAAGGCAAACGCCTCGTCTCTCGCTTCCGTATAGGTGGCTGTGTAAAAGACAAAGGGGATCTGTTTTAATCGATCGTCCGACTTCCATTGCTGGCACAAGGTGTAGCCGTCCATCACCGGCATCAAAATGTCCGCCACAATCATGTCCGGAAGATCGAGGCGGGCCTTGGCCAGAGCTTCTTCGCCGTTGGCCGCGGAGATCACGTCCCAGCCATGGGCCCGGAGCAGGGTCTCCAGATAACAAAGATTGGAGCTGTTGTCGTCGACGATCAAAACTTTCGCGTTCATGGCGCTCCCCTGTTCGGCTGATAAGCCGAGATCGTTCCGCCGTCTCTATGGAGAGGACCGAATCAAGCGCGCGGGTTTAAATCCCCATATCGCCCAGGGCCTTGAGCAATTGGTTCATCAAGGCCGTAATCGTGGGGTGGGATGCCTCGAAATATTGGACCGAGTCCTGCAGGCTTTCCCGCAAGCGGACATGATGGGCGGGCGGGACGTCGCCGGTGCTCTGAAGGATGCGATGGATGTCGCCGTCTAGCCGCTGGAGCGAATCCCGCGCGGAGTCGTCGACCACCGGGGCGTAGCGCAGCTCGTCGCGCAGTTTGACCAGGGTTTCATTCAGGCTGTCGTTGTCCATGGGTGTGTCCTTAGTCGCGATCATAGCACAAAGCCGCCGGCCGAAGAAAAAGGGATCATCTCCCATCTCCGGGAAACGCGGTTCGGAGTATCGTCCCGGCGGCGCGGGTTCACCACTCCTTTTTACGCCAATCCGCTCGGCGCCTCGGAACTCCGCATTCGAGATCTCCCGGTTTTAGTGACCACCCACTCCGTTTCGATTCCGCTAGATGGTCGCGTGCTCAAACAGCCCTCGGCGGCCGTTGGCTGCCCTCGCGGAGAGGCGTAAAAAGCCGGAACCCGCGCGGTTTCGCCGTTGGCCGACACCCCGAACCGCTGATGTTTCCTGGAGATGGGAGAAGAACCAGAAAAAATCCCCGCCTCGTCATATAATATCCGCGAGGACTCCCAGATAACAGGGAGCCGGCCCGACAACCCGGCGGCCAGCGGAGAAGCGCCATGAAACAATCCCCTGCGAAAGCGAAACCCAAGCGCGGCGGCCCGGCCAAAAGCGTCGACGCCTATCTGGCGGCCGTCCCGGCGAAGGAGCGGGCCGTCCTGCAAAAGCTGCGCGCGACCATCAAATCTGCGGCACCCAAGGCCGAGGAGATGATCAGCTATGGAATCCCTTCTTTCAAACACCAAGGATACTTGGCGGGTTTCGCGGCGTTCATGGCCCACCTCAGCTTTTTTCCCGGCGCCACCGTCAAAGCCTTTAAGGAAGAGCTGAAAGACTACGACACCGCGACGGGGACGGTCCACTTCACGGCCGCCAAGCCGCTTCCGGCGGCCCTGGTCAGGAAGATCATCAAGGCCCGGATCAAAGAGAACGAGGCGCGAGCGGCCAAACCTTGAGCCGGATCCGCCCGGAGCCGGGATTCTCGAACGGGCCGGGCGCGGGGTTCGATTCGGAGCGAGCCTTGGTCCAAAAATCCGTCGCGATCCGAATCGGCGAACCGTCGGCCCGCTCATAGGGCAAGTCGGGGATCGTCGCCCGTCCCAGCAGCGCCGTGGTCACCAGCGGCCGCATTCGCGCCGACCAGGCCGGATCGAAGGCCATCTCTAGATAGAACCCGTCCGGCGCCTCGACCAGCTTGATCGCCGCATCGAAATCCGGCTGGACCAGCGGGTCCGTCTCGAACTTGGAAGGCTTGGCGCCGCCAAGGAAAACATTCCCCTCCATCTTCACGGGCAGCGGGGTTTTATCGTAAGGGGTGAGGTCTCCGCGCTTGGCGAACAGGTTGTTGTAATAGCGGTCGTCGCCGTAGGGATTGTCGTGCATCCCGGCCAGCTCGGTGGAATGGGCCTTGTGGTACGGCGTCTGCCGGGCGTCGAAAGGATTGATATGGAGCGATCCCGCGATGAGGTTGTGGACATAGGCTCCGCCCTGCGAAACATCGAGCAGGGTCCTGGTCGAAAGGAAGATGTTGTTGTCGACCAGGAACGGCCCGTGATCAACCTCGACGAAGAGGTCCTGGTCCAAGTTGTCGTGGAAGAGGTTGCCGGAGACGCGCGTCCCCTGGGCCATCCAGTCCAGCCACAGCCCGCGGATCGCCCGATAGATGTGGTTGCCGCTGATCTCGACGTCGATCGCGGCGTGAAGCTTGATGCCCGCCATCTCGGCGCCGGTGAAGAGCGCCCGGACATGGATATCGTGGATGACGTTGCCGGTGACCGTGCTGAACGCGGCACCCAGGCTGCCGACGATGCCGGCCTGCTCGCAGTGCGAGATGACGTTGTTGCGAACGACGTGCCCGCCGATCTTCGCCTTGCTCCAGCCGTTGGCCAAGGCGCGCTCGATGGTCTTGACGTACCCCTCGGCCGTGTCGCTCGAAGTATTGTCGAATTTGTCGCCGTGCTTGCCGAGCGCGATGCCCGAGCAGATGGAGTGGCTGACAACGTTGTCCTCGATGATCCAGCCCTGGCTCCAGTTCGTCCCGATCAGGCCGACCTGCTCGGCCGTCGGCGGCGCCCAAGGTGTCGCCGCCTGCCGCAGGATGAAGCCGCGGACCGTCAAGTAATTGACGCCCGTCTTTTCGGGATAGAACACCGCCCGGCGGACGTTGATCTCCACGAGCCGGGCGTTGGGGTCGGCCCCTGGAAACTGGGCCCAAATCGTCGTCGCCTCGCCTTCGACCTTGGCAAACCAGAGCGGCGCAGTACCGGCGGGCTTTAAAGCCTCATCCAGGGTCGCCGCCTCGGCCAGCCATTCGCCGTCGAGGTAGACGGCTCCCGTATGATGGGGGCGGCCCTTGGGATCGAACCAGTCGCCGCGGATCAGGTCGGCGTAGGGATTGAACGCGCCGAAAAGGGCGTTCGGGATTCGCGCCTGCCAGGTATCGCCCTGAACCTTGCGCCAGCCTTTGACGATCTCCGAGCCCTTGATCTCGACCCTTTCGCCGGGCGCGGCCCGGAAGACGATCCGCTTGGAGTCGGAGGTGCCGCCGCGAATCGGATTGACGCGCTCGCGATAAATGCCTGCGTGCACGGTGACGATGTCGCCCGGCTGGGCCAGCTCGGCGGCCCGCTGAATGGTACGGAGAGGGGCGGCCGGAGTCCCGGCGTTATGATCCTTGCCGTTGACGGCGACATGAATTTCCGCGGCCAAAACGGCCGACGCAAATAAAGTCAGGGCGGCTAGGCCTACGACGGCTTTTCGCATGACGTCCTCCCGGGAATCGTTTCCGATCGTCCCGGACGATAATGCGCCGCCGCGCCGCCTGTCAAGCCGGCGGACCGACGAGACCCGATCGGCGTCAGCCCATGCCCCCCGCGATCGCTCCGGGATCCACGCCCGTTCCGGGATGCCCGGAATCCGACTCGCGCTTCCAGATCAGCAGCGTCAGCCAGATCACGAACAGCTTGAGGACAAGGGGAAGCTCGTCAAGCATTTTAATCCGGGC
This portion of the Candidatus Aminicenantes bacterium genome encodes:
- a CDS encoding HAMP domain-containing sensor histidine kinase: MGIARWKRPPGRTLAVFFGLMLVIGAALAWFGWQWLKQDRALEGQRFQDRLEVAADHMAVVLQQSLMDLESYRGAVPGPGAKEPPDNVLVLRGTKNAVEAFPPGRLLFYPALPDSEGPEAAVFAAGETLEFRRGDPARAAVVFRDLTGSRDPGVRAGAWLRLGRNLRKIGRNEEALQAYDELARFGRSPALGLPAELAAREARSTVLEAMGRRAELQREASLLRTALWSGRWNLLRPVWEFYRGEADRWLEAGLPTERERDALTLATAADSIYGQWWAGPETKGRRILKIDGRPVLVSWEGTPDRLAAVLAGPAYLGSAWTPVLQGRLVQGALIDEDGQVMIGSFNRSGPRAVRTAPDTRLPGTLHATSPDPGADAVGVVGRRRLLFAGFAVLALFLLAGTYFIMRSIDRERAVARLQSEFVSAVSHEFRTPLTSLRQLSEMLAKGRIHEPGQRQKSYGILSRESERLQRLVESLLDFGRIEAGAFHYRFEPLDPGAWAGEVVAEFRGLASAQGCDIDLALDADLPLVRADRAALGLALRSLLDNAVKYSPDCRTIWVEMAREKSGLAIRVRDRGLGIPVSEQKKIFERFVRGSGSRAAHVQGTGIGLAMARHIVDAHGGEIRLESEPGRGSTFTILLPLEKKA
- a CDS encoding ATP-binding protein; the encoded protein is MPTPLAPKDKRSELALRESERKYRELVENANSIILRWKPDGQIRFLNEFGQRFFGYTEAELLGRSVMGTIVPDAESDGRSLKPLMDEIGLNPSAHEQNVNENMRRGGERVWIAWTNKFTLDPRGRVTEILSIGQDITARKRAEEELRAMQAGLERRVAERTAELVVAKERAEESDRLKSVFLATMSHELRTPLNSIIGFTGLLLLDAAGPLNEEQTRQLRMVKDSGQHLLALINDVLDISKIEAGRFEIRDESFDLPASIRKVLLAVQPLADKKGLGLEARVAAEVGRIRSDRLRVEQILLNLLDNAVKFTDRGEVSVDCRLDGERIVTRVNDTGIGIKPEDIASLFQPFHQIDGGPARLHEGTGLGLAISRRLVERLGGVLSVESRWGRGSTFQFTLPLGSDLAS
- a CDS encoding PAS domain S-box protein encodes the protein MNAKVLIVDDNSSNLCYLETLLRAHGWDVISAANGEEALAKARLDLPDMIVADILMPVMDGYTLCQQWKSDDRLKQIPFVFYTATYTEARDEAFALRLGAERFLIKPLGPEILMNQLMEVLGKSPRAGRAAAPSLGEDAEFFRGHDEILFKKLEKKMLDLEIANQKWTALEEKYRLIFENMTDIIFRIDADFTISAVSPSVERVLGYGPQDFIGHPVSDLARVLGPDSFPRALDEIRSVFSGETISATTYRLIAKDGSIVAGEVSGAPMRREGVIVGVIAVARDITKRRQAEEDLRESEKKYHGLFDFLPIPVYEMDFEANITAANRAMIETFRGTREDLEKGFRAWQLLSPEGIAQSRENIQRLLKGESLGGTEYLLRRLDGSVFPAIVFSRVVYSFGRPTGLLGAIVDMTERQKAEEDLRRMNAFLDSIVENIPNMIFIKDAKELRFVRYNRAGEELLGYSREDLLGKNDYDFFPREQADFFAAKDREVLRGRELVEIPEEPLQTRAKGERVLHTKKVPILSADGEPAFLLGISEDITERKEVERALLRTVESLKKAVNTTIRVMVSAVEARDPYTAGHQIRSAHLACAIAAEMGLPQDKIEGIRLAASIHDIGKMSIPAEILSKPTKLTAIEFALIKEHAKRGYEILKTVESSWPLAEIAYQHHERIDGSGYPRSLKGDEILIEARILGVADVIESMASHRPYRPALGIQAALDEIVKNQGILYDPGVAEACLRLFGEKGYQLTEA
- a CDS encoding DUF4404 family protein — its product is MDNDSLNETLVKLRDELRYAPVVDDSARDSLQRLDGDIHRILQSTGDVPPAHHVRLRESLQDSVQYFEASHPTITALMNQLLKALGDMGI
- a CDS encoding DUF1801 domain-containing protein, translating into MKQSPAKAKPKRGGPAKSVDAYLAAVPAKERAVLQKLRATIKSAAPKAEEMISYGIPSFKHQGYLAGFAAFMAHLSFFPGATVKAFKEELKDYDTATGTVHFTAAKPLPAALVRKIIKARIKENEARAAKP
- a CDS encoding right-handed parallel beta-helix repeat-containing protein; its protein translation is MRKAVVGLAALTLFASAVLAAEIHVAVNGKDHNAGTPAAPLRTIQRAAELAQPGDIVTVHAGIYRERVNPIRGGTSDSKRIVFRAAPGERVEIKGSEIVKGWRKVQGDTWQARIPNALFGAFNPYADLIRGDWFDPKGRPHHTGAVYLDGEWLAEAATLDEALKPAGTAPLWFAKVEGEATTIWAQFPGADPNARLVEINVRRAVFYPEKTGVNYLTVRGFILRQAATPWAPPTAEQVGLIGTNWSQGWIIEDNVVSHSICSGIALGKHGDKFDNTSSDTAEGYVKTIERALANGWSKAKIGGHVVRNNVISHCEQAGIVGSLGAAFSTVTGNVIHDIHVRALFTGAEMAGIKLHAAIDVEISGNHIYRAIRGLWLDWMAQGTRVSGNLFHDNLDQDLFVEVDHGPFLVDNNIFLSTRTLLDVSQGGAYVHNLIAGSLHINPFDARQTPYHKAHSTELAGMHDNPYGDDRYYNNLFAKRGDLTPYDKTPLPVKMEGNVFLGGAKPSKFETDPLVQPDFDAAIKLVEAPDGFYLEMAFDPAWSARMRPLVTTALLGRATIPDLPYERADGSPIRIATDFWTKARSESNPAPGPFENPGSGRIRLKVWPLAPRSL